A section of the Caldilineales bacterium genome encodes:
- a CDS encoding RNA methyltransferase yields the protein MTDLITSPANPRYKLARSLLSRRGRYKHRRLLLEGVRLIDDSISAGFPPALVFFDAEALGRQAGLDELLKRATSSGAEVWALAPTLLAELVETMSPQGVAAVGPWPGLQPGSQGLSVLVDGLQDPGNLGALLRTAAAAGADQVILLPGVTDAWAPRVLRAGMGAHYRLAIRQARGLAEAEAWIGQAQRLLAAAGAPELYTEVDWTLPSLLIVGGEAHGARVTAGWPGVHPIAIPMAAGVESLNAAMAAGVMLFEARRQRGRND from the coding sequence ATGACCGACCTCATCACCAGCCCCGCCAATCCTCGCTATAAGCTGGCCCGCTCGCTGCTCAGCCGGCGGGGCCGCTACAAACACCGCCGCCTGTTGCTCGAAGGCGTGCGGCTCATCGATGACAGTATCAGCGCCGGTTTTCCACCGGCGCTGGTCTTTTTCGATGCCGAGGCGCTGGGCCGGCAGGCCGGCCTGGACGAGTTGCTAAAGCGAGCGACCTCGTCCGGGGCGGAGGTGTGGGCGTTGGCTCCCACGCTGCTGGCCGAGTTGGTCGAGACGATGTCGCCGCAGGGGGTGGCGGCGGTGGGGCCGTGGCCGGGATTGCAGCCAGGGAGCCAGGGCCTGAGTGTGCTGGTCGATGGTTTGCAGGACCCTGGCAATCTGGGCGCGCTGTTGCGGACGGCGGCGGCGGCGGGCGCCGATCAGGTGATCCTGCTGCCAGGTGTAACCGATGCCTGGGCGCCGCGGGTGTTGCGGGCGGGGATGGGGGCGCACTATCGCCTGGCCATTCGGCAGGCGCGGGGGCTGGCCGAGGCCGAGGCATGGATCGGGCAGGCGCAGCGGCTGTTGGCAGCGGCAGGCGCGCCTGAGCTGTACACCGAGGTGGATTGGACTCTGCCGAGCTTGCTGATCGTTGGCGGCGAGGCGCACGGGGCCAGGGTTACGGCCGGCTGGCCGGGCGTCCACCCCATCGCTATCCCCATGGCGGCGGGGGTGGAGTCGTTGAACGCGGCCATGGCGGCCGGGGTGATGTTGTTCGAGGCGAGGAGGCAGAGGGGGAGGAACGACTGA
- a CDS encoding SPFH domain-containing protein, which translates to MPRIFDIVQAPNQRPDQLVLRVPEKDWGDIRLGSQLVVGESQNAVFFRDGKALDTFHAGRHTLTTANIPLLINLLGKLFKSESPFKASVYFVNMVDLLDQKWGTSEPIALRDKDLGMVRLRGFGSYSMAVSDAQRFVAQIVGQRGFYNTSEISDWLRGQIVSAFADLLGSTQAGLFDLPALTDELSVGLKAKVAESFEQVGITLKQLFLQSVSATEETVKAIDERAQMGAIGDMDAYLRFKAARAMGDAAAATGQGGGTGSDLVGAGVGLGAGMGLGGGMGAIIAQAMAGATQPRPQTASAAPANPTTPAEIQALLDNLDMRLANGEISEATYNTLAAKWQKRLADMS; encoded by the coding sequence ATGCCACGGATCTTCGACATCGTTCAGGCGCCCAACCAGCGACCTGACCAACTCGTTCTGCGCGTCCCCGAAAAGGACTGGGGCGATATCCGCCTGGGTTCGCAACTCGTCGTCGGCGAAAGCCAGAACGCCGTTTTCTTCCGCGACGGCAAAGCCCTGGACACCTTCCATGCCGGACGCCACACTCTCACCACCGCCAACATCCCGCTGCTGATCAACCTGCTTGGCAAGTTGTTCAAAAGCGAATCGCCTTTCAAGGCCTCGGTCTACTTCGTCAACATGGTCGATCTGCTCGACCAGAAATGGGGCACCTCCGAACCGATCGCCCTGCGCGACAAAGACCTGGGCATGGTGCGGCTGCGCGGCTTCGGCTCCTACTCGATGGCCGTCAGTGACGCCCAGCGTTTCGTCGCCCAGATCGTCGGGCAGCGCGGCTTCTACAACACCAGCGAGATCAGCGACTGGCTGCGCGGGCAGATCGTCTCCGCTTTCGCCGACCTGCTGGGCAGCACCCAGGCCGGCCTCTTCGACCTGCCTGCCCTCACCGATGAACTGAGTGTCGGGCTGAAGGCCAAAGTCGCGGAATCGTTCGAGCAGGTGGGCATCACCCTTAAACAACTCTTCCTGCAATCGGTGAGCGCCACCGAAGAAACGGTCAAGGCGATCGACGAGCGGGCGCAGATGGGCGCCATCGGCGACATGGACGCCTATCTGCGCTTCAAGGCGGCGCGAGCGATGGGCGATGCCGCCGCAGCCACGGGCCAGGGCGGCGGCACGGGCAGCGACTTGGTGGGGGCAGGGGTCGGCCTGGGCGCAGGCATGGGGCTGGGCGGGGGCATGGGGGCGATCATCGCCCAGGCCATGGCCGGCGCCACCCAACCCCGGCCGCAGACCGCCAGCGCCGCCCCGGCCAATCCCACCACCCCGGCCGAAATCCAGGCCCTGCTCGACAACCTGGACATGCGCCTGGCCAACGGTGAGATCAGCGAGGCAACCTACAACACGCTTGCTGCCAAATGGCAAAAGCGCCTGGCGGACATGAGCTAG
- a CDS encoding (2Fe-2S) ferredoxin domain-containing protein: MPSPADDAPSQAPYACHIFLCVGEYCDPQRRSPALWRTLSRELGDLGKYDNPLRVKRSLTSCLGVCYNGPLMVVYPEGIWYHSVDEAVLRRIIHEHLAEGRPVEEYIFHRLEDNPFLDASADGEAAA; encoded by the coding sequence ATGCCCTCCCCCGCTGACGACGCCCCCAGCCAGGCCCCCTATGCCTGCCACATCTTTCTCTGCGTGGGCGAATACTGCGACCCCCAGCGCCGTAGCCCGGCCCTCTGGCGCACCCTCAGCCGCGAACTGGGCGATCTGGGAAAATACGACAACCCCCTGCGCGTCAAACGCAGCCTCACCTCGTGCCTGGGTGTGTGCTACAACGGGCCGCTGATGGTCGTTTACCCGGAGGGGATCTGGTACCACAGCGTCGATGAGGCCGTGCTTCGGCGCATCATCCACGAGCACCTGGCGGAGGGCCGCCCGGTGGAGGAGTACATCTTTCATCGCCTGGAAGACAACCCCTTCCTGGATGCCTCCGCCGACGGCGAGGCTGCTGCGTAA
- a CDS encoding YccF domain-containing protein, producing the protein MSCLGNLIWLIFGGFFAGLGYIIGGLLLCLTIIGIPFGVQSIKLGVATFAPFGKAIVETGDPWSGANLLLNLLWAVLFGWEITVVHLTAALILAISIIGLPFAKQHLKLIPLALLPFGRDLV; encoded by the coding sequence TTGTCCTGTCTCGGCAACCTCATCTGGCTCATCTTCGGCGGCTTCTTCGCCGGGCTGGGCTACATCATCGGCGGGCTGCTGCTCTGCCTCACCATCATCGGCATCCCCTTCGGCGTCCAGTCGATCAAACTGGGCGTCGCCACCTTCGCGCCCTTTGGCAAGGCCATCGTCGAAACCGGCGACCCCTGGAGCGGCGCCAACCTGCTGCTCAACCTCCTCTGGGCCGTCCTCTTTGGCTGGGAGATCACCGTCGTTCACCTGACCGCGGCCCTCATCCTGGCCATCAGCATCATCGGCCTTCCCTTTGCCAAACAACATCTCAAACTGATCCCCCTGGCCCTGCTGCCCTTTGGTCGCGACCTGGTCTGA
- a CDS encoding DUF2207 domain-containing protein — MRTTWFRWLALAVLLMLATILPAAAQEKTLFWERFDVDINVNTDGSFDVAESQRIVFTSGTFTFGYRSIDTRLLENITDIQVQDETGYYVENASELPGTFTVSDTGSSVGIRWYFEPAADETRSFIISYRVLGGLRYYEGGDQIWWQAVYGDRAFPVNESVVTIHVPASAEIQNLDTYFTQAAIEKLDAQTARFTTNERIPSNQALEVRAQFTHGVVAGAPAAWQAAEDARAAQAEAQQAAQERWGPVADTLGLAVSLMLLLLAPIGLYLAWYLRGRDAPTDFAAEYLPEPPSDMRPGLVGSLLDERADMEDILATLVDLARRGYVRMQELAPGKPDLSGQGASDFQYTLLKQPDEELKGYEKLLLTSLFGDHQERKLSDLKTKFYVHLPKLKASLYEEVASAGLFIANPDRVRNRWTVYGVVALLGAVAFACAGTAALSSYTDFALCLPLGPAIFAFGLFFLARYMPRKTAAGAEQAARWKAFRTYLTQIDRHTDLARATELFDRYLPYAIALGLEKEYIRKWANVPVASTPPWYVPYPRPYYDPYRGYGSPRGPIRAGAAPAPGPAPRPAEQGSGMGGLGDASRGMAGGLASMSSGLSTMLSSAASTLTSRPTPPSSGWTSSGGHGGGGWSGGGWSGGGGGGGGGGGGGGGGFG; from the coding sequence ATGCGTACCACATGGTTCCGTTGGTTGGCGCTGGCAGTGTTGCTGATGCTGGCAACCATCCTGCCTGCGGCGGCCCAAGAAAAGACACTCTTCTGGGAACGGTTCGACGTCGACATCAACGTCAACACCGATGGCAGCTTCGATGTCGCTGAATCGCAACGGATCGTCTTTACGAGCGGCACGTTCACCTTTGGCTATCGCAGCATCGACACCCGCCTGCTAGAGAACATCACCGATATCCAGGTGCAGGACGAGACCGGCTACTATGTCGAGAACGCCAGCGAGTTGCCGGGCACCTTCACCGTCAGCGACACAGGCAGCAGCGTTGGCATTCGCTGGTATTTCGAGCCAGCCGCCGACGAGACCCGCAGCTTCATCATCAGCTACCGGGTTCTGGGGGGATTGCGCTACTACGAGGGCGGCGACCAGATTTGGTGGCAGGCGGTGTATGGCGACCGGGCTTTCCCGGTCAACGAGAGCGTCGTCACCATCCATGTGCCGGCGTCGGCCGAGATCCAAAACCTGGACACCTACTTCACCCAGGCTGCGATCGAAAAACTGGACGCCCAGACCGCCCGCTTCACCACCAACGAGCGCATCCCTTCCAACCAGGCGCTCGAGGTGCGCGCCCAGTTCACACACGGCGTGGTGGCCGGCGCGCCCGCTGCCTGGCAAGCGGCCGAAGACGCGCGCGCGGCCCAGGCCGAAGCCCAGCAGGCCGCTCAAGAGCGCTGGGGACCGGTGGCCGATACGCTTGGGCTGGCCGTTTCGCTCATGCTCCTGCTGCTGGCACCCATCGGCCTCTATCTGGCCTGGTACCTGCGCGGGCGCGACGCCCCCACCGATTTCGCCGCCGAGTACCTGCCGGAGCCGCCCTCTGACATGCGTCCCGGCCTGGTGGGTTCACTGCTAGACGAGCGCGCCGATATGGAGGACATCCTGGCTACGCTGGTCGATCTGGCCCGCCGCGGCTACGTGCGCATGCAGGAGTTGGCGCCCGGCAAGCCCGACCTCTCCGGTCAGGGAGCGTCTGATTTCCAGTACACCTTGCTGAAGCAACCTGACGAGGAGTTGAAGGGATATGAAAAACTCCTGCTTACCTCACTGTTCGGCGATCATCAGGAGCGCAAGCTCTCGGATCTGAAGACGAAATTCTACGTCCACCTGCCCAAGCTCAAGGCGTCGTTGTACGAAGAAGTGGCGAGCGCCGGCCTGTTCATTGCCAACCCTGATCGCGTGCGCAATCGTTGGACGGTGTATGGCGTCGTGGCGCTGCTTGGCGCCGTCGCCTTTGCCTGCGCCGGGACGGCGGCGCTTTCCTCCTACACCGATTTCGCCCTCTGCTTGCCGCTTGGCCCGGCCATCTTTGCCTTTGGTCTCTTCTTCCTGGCCCGCTACATGCCCCGCAAGACGGCGGCGGGGGCCGAGCAAGCTGCCCGCTGGAAGGCCTTCCGCACCTACCTCACCCAAATCGATCGCCACACCGACCTGGCCCGCGCCACCGAGCTTTTCGACCGTTACCTCCCCTATGCCATTGCCCTCGGCCTGGAAAAGGAATACATCCGCAAGTGGGCAAACGTGCCTGTCGCCTCGACGCCGCCCTGGTATGTGCCCTATCCCCGCCCCTACTACGACCCCTATCGCGGTTACGGCTCCCCCCGCGGCCCCATCCGCGCCGGCGCGGCCCCGGCCCCTGGCCCTGCGCCTCGTCCGGCGGAGCAGGGAAGCGGCATGGGCGGGTTGGGCGATGCCAGCCGGGGCATGGCCGGCGGCCTGGCGAGTATGAGCTCGGGCCTGAGCACCATGCTCTCGAGCGCCGCCTCCACCCTCACCAGCCGGCCGACGCCCCCCAGCAGCGGTTGGACGTCCAGCGGTGGCCACGGCGGCGGTGGGTGGAGCGGCGGTGGGTGGAGCGGCGGCGGCGGCGGCGGTGGTGGCGGCGGTGGCGGTGGAGGAGGCGGTTTTGGCTGA
- the infC gene encoding translation initiation factor IF-3 yields the protein MRVIDENGVQLGIMPPAEALRLAVARELDLVEVAPGAQPPVCRLMNFGKYQYEQTKRERQARRAQKQIEVKEVRLRPKTGDHDTEVRMRQARRFLEDGNKVKVRVRFRGREIYHPELATEILAEFAQRLADVGQVEQQANMEGPSMLMIMAPLPSKHK from the coding sequence GTGCGAGTCATCGATGAAAATGGCGTGCAGTTGGGGATCATGCCGCCAGCCGAGGCGCTTAGGTTAGCCGTTGCTCGCGAGTTGGACCTGGTCGAGGTGGCGCCGGGCGCGCAACCGCCCGTCTGCCGTCTGATGAACTTTGGCAAGTATCAATACGAGCAAACGAAGCGCGAACGGCAGGCGCGGCGGGCGCAGAAGCAGATCGAGGTCAAGGAGGTGCGTCTGCGCCCCAAGACCGGTGATCATGACACCGAAGTGCGGATGCGGCAGGCGCGCAGGTTCCTGGAGGATGGCAACAAGGTCAAGGTGCGTGTGCGCTTCCGTGGCCGCGAGATTTACCATCCCGAATTGGCGACCGAGATCTTGGCCGAGTTCGCGCAGCGGCTGGCCGATGTGGGTCAGGTCGAGCAGCAGGCCAATATGGAAGGGCCGAGTATGCTGATGATCATGGCGCCGCTGCCCAGCAAACACAAGTAG
- the rplT gene encoding 50S ribosomal protein L20 gives MTRIKRGVTTHARHKKVLKFTSGHFGARHRLYRVANESMIHARVYAYRDRRNRKREFRRLWITRINAASRLQGLSYSRLMNGLKRADVHLDRKILADLAVREPQAFAAVADVAKVALSS, from the coding sequence ATGACCCGTATCAAACGCGGCGTGACAACGCACGCCCGCCACAAAAAAGTCCTCAAATTCACTTCCGGGCACTTTGGCGCCCGCCATCGCCTCTATCGGGTGGCGAATGAATCGATGATTCACGCCCGCGTTTATGCCTACCGCGACCGCCGCAACCGCAAGCGCGAGTTCCGGCGGCTGTGGATCACCCGCATCAACGCCGCCAGCCGACTGCAGGGCCTGAGCTACAGCCGGCTGATGAACGGCCTCAAGCGGGCCGACGTCCATCTCGACCGCAAGATCCTGGCTGATCTGGCCGTGCGCGAGCCGCAGGCTTTTGCGGCCGTGGCCGATGTGGCGAAGGTGGCGTTGAGTTCGTGA
- the thrS gene encoding threonine--tRNA ligase: protein MSSQSGQSADSPYDEYYRLRHSAAHVMAQAVLERFPQAKIAIGPPIKEGFYYDFDLGREVDGSLRTFTPEDLEAIEKRMRQIVSGRHPFSKRVVAADEARALFAGQPYKIELIDGLAAGGVDEYGERVEGAVEISTYRQDTFEDLCRGPHVEHTGQIPPDGFKLLQVAGAYWRGDEKRPMLQRIYGTAWKNKKELDAYLQRLEEARLRDHRKLGKELDLFSTNHEMVGGGLILWHPKGGLMRYLAEEHSKKMHLEGGYQFVYTPHIGRSVLWETSGHLGFYKENMYSPIDIEGQEYYLKPMNCPFHCHIFKSSVRSYRDLPMRLAEWGTVYRFERSGVLHGLTRVRGFTQDDAHLFCSPEQMPEEIDKVLAFSIGLLRDFGFDKFQMYLSTRPAKRVGDESKWDAAESALLNAIQRSGHPYAIHEGDGAFYGPKIDIYVTDALERPWQLSTIQFDFNMAERFELAYVGADGGQHRPYMIHRALMGSMERFFGVLIEHYGGNFPVWLTPVQAKVIPITSEQNDYAVQVAGQLAAAGLRVEVDEGEERMNAKIRNAQLQKIPYMLVLGGQEMAAETVNVRLRSGERAGTMSVADFTSLVQEAVAKRVAI from the coding sequence ATGTCAAGTCAATCCGGTCAATCCGCCGACAGTCCCTACGACGAGTACTATCGTCTTCGCCATTCCGCTGCCCATGTCATGGCGCAGGCCGTGTTGGAACGCTTCCCTCAGGCCAAGATCGCCATCGGCCCCCCAATCAAGGAGGGGTTTTACTACGATTTCGATCTGGGCCGTGAGGTTGACGGCAGCCTGCGCACTTTCACGCCCGAAGACCTTGAAGCGATCGAGAAGCGTATGCGACAGATCGTGTCCGGGCGGCATCCCTTTTCCAAGCGCGTCGTTGCAGCCGACGAAGCGCGGGCCCTGTTCGCCGGGCAACCGTACAAGATCGAGTTGATCGATGGCCTGGCAGCAGGCGGCGTCGATGAATATGGCGAGCGGGTCGAGGGCGCGGTCGAGATCTCGACCTATCGCCAGGATACGTTCGAGGACCTGTGCCGGGGTCCGCACGTCGAGCACACGGGTCAGATTCCACCGGACGGGTTCAAGCTGCTGCAGGTGGCCGGCGCCTACTGGCGCGGCGACGAAAAGCGCCCGATGCTCCAACGTATCTACGGCACGGCCTGGAAAAACAAGAAGGAATTGGACGCCTATCTTCAGCGTCTGGAAGAAGCGCGGCTGCGCGACCACCGCAAGCTGGGCAAGGAACTGGATCTGTTCAGCACCAACCACGAGATGGTGGGCGGTGGGCTGATCCTGTGGCACCCCAAGGGCGGGTTGATGCGCTATCTGGCCGAGGAGCATTCCAAGAAGATGCACCTGGAGGGCGGCTACCAATTCGTCTATACGCCGCACATCGGGCGTTCGGTGCTTTGGGAAACGAGCGGGCATCTCGGTTTCTACAAGGAGAATATGTACTCGCCCATCGACATCGAGGGCCAGGAGTACTATCTGAAGCCGATGAACTGCCCCTTCCACTGCCATATCTTCAAGAGCAGTGTGCGTTCGTATCGCGACCTGCCGATGCGGCTGGCAGAATGGGGGACGGTGTATCGTTTCGAGCGGTCGGGTGTGTTGCACGGGCTGACGCGTGTGCGCGGGTTCACGCAGGACGACGCCCATCTGTTCTGCTCACCCGAACAAATGCCAGAAGAGATCGACAAAGTGCTGGCCTTTAGTATTGGCCTGCTGCGTGACTTCGGTTTCGACAAGTTCCAGATGTACCTCAGCACGCGTCCAGCCAAGCGCGTCGGCGATGAATCGAAGTGGGATGCAGCGGAGTCGGCGCTGCTGAATGCCATCCAGCGTTCAGGCCATCCCTATGCCATCCATGAGGGCGACGGCGCCTTTTACGGACCCAAGATCGACATCTATGTCACGGACGCGCTGGAACGGCCCTGGCAGCTCAGCACCATCCAGTTCGATTTCAACATGGCAGAGCGTTTCGAATTGGCCTACGTCGGCGCGGACGGCGGCCAGCACCGGCCCTATATGATCCATCGCGCCCTGATGGGCAGCATGGAGCGTTTCTTTGGCGTCTTGATCGAACACTACGGCGGCAATTTCCCGGTCTGGCTGACGCCCGTGCAAGCGAAGGTCATCCCCATCACCAGCGAGCAGAACGACTACGCCGTTCAGGTCGCGGGCCAGCTGGCAGCGGCAGGGCTGCGGGTCGAGGTCGATGAGGGTGAGGAGCGGATGAACGCCAAGATCCGCAACGCCCAACTGCAAAAAATCCCCTACATGCTCGTCCTGGGCGGGCAGGAGATGGCAGCCGAGACGGTCAATGTCCGGCTGCGCAGCGGCGAGCGGGCCGGCACGATGTCGGTTGCCGATTTCACAAGCCTTGTTCAAGAGGCGGTGGCGAAGCGGGTTGCTATCTGA
- a CDS encoding flippase-like domain-containing protein, whose translation MLSRLRRPAQVFFLLLALIFMALLVWSQWDELRTFSWHVRPVWLIPSVLALGVSWLFEIVIWRRLVRLLGGHIGFSMGFRIWFVSAIMRYIPGNVWQPLGMTVLAHRQGLRPEATVASVALYQVVNLLSAALIAAAYFALTANRGLLEDILPSSVHLRSLPLLLALPVIVFFLRPQWLIHLLNWGLRLIKRPPLAVALTPGALLVAVALEMAAWLLLGLSFAALTMSLTDWSLTGLGGKAIHLVAGYPIAYAVGYLSFLTPSGLAVREGVMVLLAGPVVGAGVITVAALAMRIWLILCEFVAAGLSLLTWPGRLPLGRGGIGAMGASAGDG comes from the coding sequence ATGCTTTCACGGTTGCGACGGCCCGCCCAGGTGTTTTTCCTGCTGTTGGCCTTGATCTTCATGGCCTTGCTGGTGTGGAGTCAGTGGGATGAGCTGCGCACCTTTTCCTGGCATGTGCGCCCAGTCTGGCTGATCCCTTCTGTCCTGGCCCTGGGGGTGAGTTGGCTGTTCGAGATCGTGATCTGGCGACGGCTGGTGCGGCTGTTGGGTGGCCACATCGGCTTCAGCATGGGCTTCCGCATCTGGTTCGTCAGCGCCATCATGCGCTACATCCCCGGCAATGTCTGGCAGCCGCTAGGGATGACGGTGTTGGCCCATCGGCAGGGCCTGCGCCCCGAAGCCACCGTCGCCAGCGTCGCCCTCTACCAGGTCGTCAACCTGCTTTCGGCCGCCCTCATCGCCGCCGCCTACTTCGCCCTGACGGCCAACCGGGGCCTGCTGGAGGATATCCTCCCTTCATCCGTCCACCTGCGCTCTCTCCCCCTTCTCCTCGCCTTGCCGGTGATTGTCTTCTTCCTCCGGCCGCAATGGCTCATCCACCTGCTCAACTGGGGCTTGCGACTGATCAAGCGCCCGCCCCTGGCCGTGGCCCTGACCCCAGGCGCGTTGCTAGTTGCGGTTGCCCTGGAGATGGCGGCCTGGCTGCTGTTGGGCCTCAGCTTCGCGGCCCTGACCATGTCACTGACCGACTGGAGCCTGACCGGTCTCGGCGGCAAAGCCATCCACCTGGTCGCCGGCTACCCCATCGCCTACGCTGTCGGCTATCTCAGCTTCCTCACCCCCAGCGGGCTGGCCGTGCGCGAGGGCGTGATGGTGTTGCTGGCGGGGCCGGTGGTAGGGGCCGGTGTGATCACCGTGGCGGCGCTGGCCATGCGCATCTGGTTGATCCTCTGCGAGTTCGTGGCGGCGGGCCTCAGC
- a CDS encoding methyltransferase: MTIDAIAAHHDLLATAAADDPIGVETLRRMATVGRYNDWIYEEIAPYAGQRLLEVGCGIGNMSEYFVDRELLVGLDMLPASVELTRRRHLRHDNVLAQLGDITDPDLLPDLRACAFDTVLCLNVLEHIRADQIALAHMRDVLIDGGRLLLFVPAGGYMYGSLDTALGHFRRYDLAGLRRQVLEAGLSIERLGYLNLAGIPGWWLNSRVLKRNLLPQGQLAWFNRLAPFFVASERLLRRLWDAPVGQSLLCIARR; the protein is encoded by the coding sequence ATGACCATCGACGCCATCGCCGCCCACCACGACCTTCTCGCCACCGCCGCCGCCGATGACCCCATCGGCGTCGAAACCCTGCGCCGAATGGCCACGGTTGGCCGCTACAACGATTGGATCTACGAAGAGATCGCCCCCTATGCCGGCCAACGCCTGCTCGAAGTCGGCTGCGGCATCGGCAACATGAGTGAGTACTTCGTCGATCGCGAACTACTTGTGGGGCTGGACATGCTCCCGGCCAGCGTCGAACTGACGCGACGCCGCCATCTTCGCCACGACAACGTCCTTGCCCAACTCGGCGACATCACCGACCCCGACCTCCTGCCGGATCTCCGCGCCTGCGCCTTCGACACCGTCCTCTGCCTGAACGTGCTCGAACACATCCGCGCCGACCAGATCGCCCTGGCCCACATGCGCGATGTCCTGATCGACGGCGGGCGGCTGCTGCTCTTTGTGCCGGCAGGCGGCTACATGTATGGCAGCCTCGACACCGCCCTGGGCCATTTCCGGCGCTACGACCTGGCCGGCCTGCGCCGCCAAGTCCTGGAGGCCGGCCTCAGCATCGAACGCCTGGGCTATCTCAACCTGGCCGGCATCCCCGGCTGGTGGCTCAACAGCCGCGTTCTCAAGCGCAACCTGCTTCCACAGGGTCAACTCGCCTGGTTCAACCGCCTGGCCCCGTTCTTTGTCGCCAGTGAACGCCTCCTCCGCCGCCTCTGGGACGCGCCCGTGGGCCAATCACTCCTGTGCATCGCCCGGCGCTAA
- a CDS encoding zinc ribbon domain-containing protein, which translates to MNTGRIVGIILIVLAAAILVVAGAWLLTAGATEGSASAGGQVLGFALVFIFLFLPLAAVGVYLLMQGRGEEAQMAKARQERKLLNMVLTQGKVRLDEVAVELNLTRDEVEDTVRDLVGKQLFTGAVNWKEGLLYSKEAAQLKADRKCPNCGGELQLAGKGVIQCPYCGSEVFMHLA; encoded by the coding sequence ATGAACACAGGACGCATCGTTGGCATTATCCTCATCGTCTTGGCGGCCGCCATCCTGGTCGTAGCCGGGGCCTGGCTGCTGACCGCAGGCGCCACTGAAGGCAGTGCTTCGGCCGGCGGACAGGTGCTTGGCTTTGCCCTGGTCTTCATCTTTCTCTTCTTGCCCCTGGCCGCAGTTGGCGTCTATTTGCTCATGCAGGGGCGCGGCGAGGAAGCGCAGATGGCAAAAGCCCGCCAGGAGCGCAAGCTCCTCAACATGGTGCTGACGCAAGGCAAGGTCCGGCTGGACGAGGTGGCCGTCGAACTGAATCTGACCCGTGACGAGGTCGAGGACACCGTGCGCGACCTCGTTGGCAAACAACTTTTCACCGGCGCCGTCAATTGGAAGGAGGGCTTACTCTATTCCAAGGAGGCGGCCCAACTCAAAGCCGACCGCAAGTGCCCCAACTGCGGCGGCGAACTCCAGCTGGCAGGCAAGGGCGTCATCCAGTGCCCTTACTGCGGCTCAGAAGTTTTCATGCATCTGGCATAG
- a CDS encoding 50S ribosomal protein L35, whose product MPKIKTYKGAAKRFTVSANGKLRRIHQGKGHLKRRTPKRTKRQFDKLMTDELRTHKTMVQRLAPYLKND is encoded by the coding sequence ATGCCGAAAATCAAGACCTACAAAGGCGCAGCCAAACGGTTCACCGTTTCTGCCAATGGCAAACTTCGCCGCATCCACCAGGGCAAAGGCCATCTGAAGCGCCGCACGCCCAAGCGCACCAAGCGCCAGTTCGATAAATTGATGACCGATGAGCTGCGCACCCACAAGACGATGGTGCAGCGTTTGGCGCCGTATCTGAAGAACGACTGA
- a CDS encoding molybdopterin-dependent oxidoreductase: MHDPPSPHPHDPNPSPPSDDPTFRLLLPGGSERVVTVADLRQLPGATAAGCFIVSTGHGTSGPFAFGGALLRDLLAAHLSPGDVWAQVEVLGEDGFGTRLHRREIEGEGGGGPILLAFAIDGVMMTRQRGMVRLIVPGESDDALKQVKWVRTVRVVG, encoded by the coding sequence ATGCACGATCCTCCCTCGCCCCACCCGCATGACCCCAACCCCAGCCCGCCGTCCGACGACCCCACCTTTCGCCTGCTGTTGCCTGGTGGCAGCGAGCGGGTTGTGACGGTAGCCGACCTGCGCCAGCTGCCGGGCGCGACGGCGGCCGGCTGTTTCATCGTCAGCACCGGACATGGGACCTCGGGGCCGTTTGCCTTTGGCGGGGCGCTGTTGCGAGACCTGTTGGCCGCCCACCTGTCGCCAGGGGATGTCTGGGCGCAGGTGGAGGTCCTCGGCGAGGACGGCTTTGGGACGCGTTTGCACAGGCGCGAGATTGAGGGGGAGGGCGGAGGTGGGCCGATCCTGCTTGCCTTTGCCATCGACGGCGTGATGATGACGCGACAGCGGGGCATGGTGCGGCTGATCGTCCCCGGCGAAAGCGATGATGCTTTGAAACAGGTGAAATGGGTGCGCACCGTGCGGGTGGTGGGCTGA